Below is a genomic region from Corvus hawaiiensis isolate bCorHaw1 chromosome 24, bCorHaw1.pri.cur, whole genome shotgun sequence.
TTCATCTCGGATCCTGGCCTGAGCAGAGTTACCACATCTGCTCTGCGGTTTTGTCCTTAAACTGCAGCCGTGGAGGCCCCTTCCTTCTTGCCAGCAGTTACAAAATAACATCCAGCAGCGTCTTCTGTTGCAACTCATTAATTAACTCGATGCTATTGTGTGCTGGCAGTTCCTGATACAGTATCCAGAAAGACTTGAGTAATGTTATCTGAGCCAGTCCTGGCTTTTCCTCTGCCCAGGGAGGAGGAAACCAAGTCAGCCGTGTAGTGGAAGCAGAGGATGGAACGAGCAGAAATGCTCACAGTAATGTTGACACGTGGGGGGTAGATTAGAGTTGCGTGAGGTGTGCATGCACGTGTGAGAGCCTGATCATCTCCTGTGTCCTTAGAAGGGACATCTTCCACCCCCCTGCCTCCCAGAATCACCCCAGGACTACCAGGGCTTGTGTCTCATCCCTCAGAGTTACCACTGGTTTGTAATTTTCAAACCCTTACACACAAAAGTGccttttgtgtgtttgtgttgtgtgtgtgtgtaaaggCTCTTCTTGCTTTGCCACTTCCCTGGTTCCTCGGGCAGATTTTGAAGGCAGTTTTCTCTATTTGTGTCACTCGGGTGGtgtctcttctgttttcaggtGAGTGTCTGTGCTCTGAGAGACAATTACACTTGCAGATTCCCTGAGTATCCAAACCTGGGTGTTCAGATCCCTAGTGTTTTCCCAACCTCCAGAGGAGGAGCAGTCGGGTGTTGTTCAGATCCATGTGGAGCTCCAGGGTGCCAGTCCCAGGCCTGGCTGTGCATCATGGAGCTTTGCTGGAACGGGGTGGACACTCATCCATGTCACCTCCTGGAGCACGGGGTGAcctctgccagcagtgctgtgtctgGGAGCAGGCTCAGCCTGGGTGAGAGGTGGGATACAGGATTGGTCAGGCTCTGcccaggtgggatgggggatgcaggacctgctgctgcctgtgctgggggctcccgccagccccagcctggggggTTTCCAAAGCTGGGCCACATCCAAACAGCTCAGCAAAAGGATGCCCCCACCTGTGGGGGAGGACAGGAACAggtggcacaggggctgtggtgGCTCTGCCCACACTGCTCCCTCACCCCTACGTCAGGCAGTGGCCTTCAGCTGCCTGAGCTGGGCTTTGCTGTGCTGGCCTCTGCCCCTCTAAAACCCTGACAGTCACTGTCCCCTGTGCACCAGGAGAAGCCTCTGGCATGGTCCTGCCAGGCTGTGacacctctcctgccctgctgagccccAAGGGAAGTCACAGCCCCGGAGCTGTcaccagccagggctgggtttCCTGCCCTGTCATCACCACACCACCCCAATTTCCCGTTTATCCCAGCCCAGTCCAGACTCCACCGCAGCTGGAGGGatccccctgccccagggcgctcctgccctgctcctgggggtGCCCAGAGCcctctctcccccttccccaaaACCAGACACGGACACAGCGGTGACACTGAACTATTGACCTTTTTATTTCAATCAGCTACAGCAGCTCTACATTCCCTACACCActgtccttcctccctcctcctgacAGTGAGGGAGCTGAGGACTGCAGCGGCAGCGCATCATTTTAAAGCTtagtattaaatattaaatattctttcATTTATGTTTACATTACTTtgtcaaggaaaacaaaacaaaacaggacaATTAAAACTTTAAATTACATGAGTGTGTGCCCAtgcctggggctgccccagccaGGCACTGCCATGGGGGATATGCAGAACTCCTGGTGCGTGAGGAGCAGGATGTGCTCggctgtgcaggagcagggagctgttccctgtgctgccagagcagcaggtgATCCCGGTGCAGCTAAAACACTGTCTGGAGGAGGCGGgagtccccctgcagccccagcgcAGTGCGTGGGGAAGGGGGTGAGGATTTGGTCAACAACTTTGCTGAAGGATTTAtcagtttcttatttttttgtttctttaaaaaaaaaaaaccaagaaccCCAAATGGTTTTGAGTCTTCCTTTGATTTTAGCAAAGACAAGAGTTTAAAAAGCACTTAGGAAGCTTGTACTAAAACCAGGTGCTCTCAGAGGAGAGAGTCGTCTGTGCACCCCCCTTCCAGGCCGTAGCGGAATTCCTGCAGGTTGGACACCCCGTAGAAGTGGACAAAGGCTGCAGCCACCACCAGCACGTGGAAGATCTGATGAGACTGGAACTGCAGGGAAGCAAAAAAGCCTTTAGACAAGACCAAAGAGGACAGGAACACTGTCAACACCTCCTCCTGTTCTTCCTCGCTGCTCCAGGACTGTCCTCTGCCCTCTGCTCCCCGCTCTGTCGCTCCCAGCAGTGATTCCCACCCTGTACTTTGCCCTGCCCATGCCAACACCTGTTCAAGGTCTGCCTGCCAGCATgtgctgaggcacagcaggacacccccagcctccagccactcagtgtcccctctcctgaccccagagctgcccccagacACCCCGTTCACCCCCACACTCACCCAGATGTCGAACTTGCCCGGGAAGAAGCGCTCAGGGATGCGGGCGGCGTAGAGCCCAGCGCCCGTGATGTACATCACGGCCATGAGGAAGAACCAGCCCATCTGCCCCACCGTGGTGGCCTTCACAAAGCCCTCGGCGATGGTGAAGTGCATGGTGGGCACGACGccgctcagccccagccccaggaacaCGCCTGTGGCCCAGAGAGGAGGTCAGGGAAAGGAGCTCAGTGTGGAGGGGGAGCTGCTCCTCCCACCAACTCCCCTTGATCCCTCATCCTGTGTTAaggaagcagcttttcttcattgGATTCATAGAATATCCCgagctggaaaggacccataaggatcattgtgtccaactcctggccctgcacaggagacCCGcaaacaatcccaccctgtgcctgaaagctttgtccaaacactccttaAACTTCTCCAATCCTCGTGGCCCTTATCCTTCACAAAACGGGGGATCCACAGCTCCACATCCCAGGCAAAGCACCCCTCTGCTTGCTGGGTGAATCCACCCAGTATTTCTtatgcagggctgcagcagctcccactccTGGCTATGGGAATGGACATTTTGGAAGGTGCCAGCCCTTTGGACTGCACCAGGAACACAGCCACCCCTTCCAGGAAAGCAATTTCTTGGAGCTCCTGAGGaaggagctcagcagcagctgaaatgttCAACTCTGGCCTCTGCTGAGTTGGCAGAGAACAAGTGGCACAACAGTGACACTGGcctggagaggctctgggtGGCACCCAGCTGGATCTTGCTCGTCCTGGGGGCACAGGATGCAGTGGGGAGGAGCCATGGGGATGTGAGTCctgcctgtcccctgccctCATCTGAGGGCTCTCAGGTGGCCTCTGGCTCAGCGTGGTCTCTCCTCACTCATGTAGCCAAGACAGTGCTCCAACAGACATTTGCTTCAGGacccctgggagctggggagggacgTGTCTTCTGGTGTTCAGAGAGGCTGATCGGACCTGCTGTGGGGGTAAATTGGGgtgtggggctggaggcagccccCCACTCCACCCCcaggaaggcagggagcagccagcgTGTCCCTGGCAGGGAAGAGCTCAGGGATGCCTTCCTCCTGTGCCCTAGCTGCAGgttcctgctgccactgcttcccagggaaggtggaaaaggcacagccccagcctgcccAGGGCTATCCTTAAACTCCAaaccccaggctctgctcaggagaTGAATCCCCAGCACAGCAAGAGAAGGCAGGAGGCCgctccctgcagtgctgtgctgctcaggggGAATGAACCCACCAGATGCCCAGAGTCTTTCCCAAATGGAATCTGCCCAAAGTGCCTCCCAGGACTcgggggaggagggagctcCTACCTGCTCTAGTCTGCCTGTGCTTGGGCGTGGCAAATCGGTCCCACTGTGCCACGATGATGGCAGAGATACCCAAGACACAGACGATGGAGAGGTAGATGAGTCTTGGCTGTGGGGAGCAGTAGAATGAGTAGTAGAGCCATGGGACGAAGCTCCCCATGATCAGCAGTGCAATTCCTGAATAATCCAACCTGCAGCCAGGATGCAACGACAGAGAGCCACAGGtgagccccaaaatccaccctcTCCATATGTGGGAACTCCCCAGCCTGCACCTGAGTGCAGTCACAGGCAGGAGGGGTGTGCTGGGGTCCCATCAGGGCCAGGTGCGACAGGAGGAAGGGCCTGGGCATGTAGGAATGCTGAGGAGGGGCAAGAGGGGGCTGGAGCTCAAACCACCAGGAACAAATCCGTGAGCACGTGGATCTGTGATCCTCCACTCATCTCACCACCAAAACATAGCACTTGCACTTCCCCCACTGCCTTCCCAGGAACACGAGGGCATTCCTGCTGGGTTTGTTCTGGAGACAGGATCCCATGGGGTCTCTGGGGGTTGTGCAAAGGGGATGGGCAAGATTCCCAGCAAGCAGCACCCAAATGAATGCCTTTAATAGCCATGTGGGAGCAGAATGTCACTTGAGAGCCTCACTGCGAAGGCTGATGGGAGCTTGACTCTTGGAGCAGCCCAGGAAGAGGCACAAACCACTGACCAGCCTTCCCACTCTGCTGGGAATCCTGTTTGTATTCCTTCTTTCCATTTGGTTTCAGTCCAAACTGGATCCAAAACAGAGGTTTTCAAAAGCATCCAGTAAACTGGGACCTACCAAACTGGCCATGGCCCCCAGCTGCCCAGTGAGAGCGAGACTCCTCCTCACTTCACTCCTACGAGGGGCACAGAGCCTGTTCCCTTGGGAGCACAGAGCCTGTTCCATTGGGAGCACAGAGCCTGTTCCCTTGGGAGCACAGAGCCTGTTCCATTGGGAGCACAGAGCCTGTTCCCTTGGGAGCCAGGGTCCTGTTCCCTTGGGAGCTGCAGGGCCCCAGGATCTTTATCATGCACCTGACACCCCTGACCTGGCAGATTTAAGGTGCTCAGGCAGAGCCCTCCAGAACCCTGTTGTGGTTCCCCCTCAGTTCCACGCTGGATTGGGTGGATGCTCCCTTCCCCCAAGGATAAAACATTTGGGAATGCAGTGCTTTCCAAGAGGAAGTGCTGCAAGAACCCAAAAACCTCCCAGGAGACCACACAACCACACTCATGCTGACTCACTTCGAAAAAGTCCGTGAGACCTTCTCCGAGTGACAGTAGACAGTGTGGAAAAGCCAGGAgaagctgaggcacagcactgctcccagGAAGAACATCCCAAACACCACCTTCTCTTGGAGAGGAGCCATGAAGTACATGTTGGGCCGCAGCATGGTCAGGATCCCGAGGCAGAGGAACAGAACAAAGCCTGCAGGAACACACGGAGCGGGAAGTCAGGGGGACTGTGGGAGAGTTCAGCAGAGCCACGATGAGAAGAGGTCCTGGATGTATCCCAGGGGTGCTCAGTGGCCCACAGTGGGTCCTTGGCTGAGGCCTTTGTTAGTGCAAACGAGCAGGGCTGGGGTcaggggaaggggcaggcacAGGGCAAAGAGCTACTGAGCATCCCTGTGTTTCACAGGGTCATGGAATCCCAGAcgggtttgggtgggaagggaccttaaagctcacccattcccatcccctgccatgggcagggacgccttccactgtcccaggctgctccaagccccgttcaacctggccttgaacacttccagggatccaggggcagccacagctgctctgggcaccctgttccagggcctccgcaccctcccagggaagaattccttcccaatatcccatctgaccctgccctctggcagtgggaagccattaccccttgtcctgtgaTTCCCTGCCCTTGTCCAAAGCTTCTcttcagctctcttggagcccctttaggcactggaagggtcTCTAAGTTCTCCCTGAAGTCTTCTCGCCTCCAGGCTAAGtattcccagcattcccagcctggctccagagcagaagaGCTCCAGCCCCCAGAGGATCTCTCTGGCCTCCTCCGGACTCATTTCAGAGGAACATCCTCTGAGGCTTCCCTGTTTTGTCCAGGACACATTTCCTCATCCCACTCCTGCAGTggctgagcccagccctggTCCCTCTCTCCcaaggggctccaggagctccaggcacTCCATGTCCGATCCTACTGCATGCACAGGATCCACACAGGGAGCCCTGGGCATGGAGAGGACCCAGCAGCGAGCCCGTCCTGACCCTAATGCAGGGTCtgagcccctccagccccagagctgccccttgCCCCAGTCACCCAGCAGGTGTGTCCAGATGTTGCCCGTCTCGGTGTGTATCCGGAAGATGCTGCGGAAGCAGGCGCGGAAGGAGGGCATGGGCGGCCGGTGCCCGTGCAGAAGGTAATCGTTGTCCTTGAGCCAGTCGGGCAGGACATCGTACGGGATCACGCGCCAGCGCCCCTCCCACACCTGCAACACACCAGGGGATcagggcagcccagagccccAAATGCACGGGgaacagcccagccctgggatgctccCTGGGGAGAGGAAGTTTGGCTTCTCTGACATGAGGTGTCCTGTGGGACCCTGTGAGCCACCGCCGTCCTGCGCtttgctccccacagccccccaagGAGTGATTCCAGGTCCTCCCAGGGACTGATTCCTGCTCGCCCCAGGGAGTGATTCCAGGGAGTCAGGGGCGATTCATACCCTCAGCTTTAACCCTTCCACACCCACAGTCTGTTCCCTGCGGTAATTCCCGTTTGATCAGGGAAGAAGCACAGCAGCCACAGTGACTGCAGGCACCGGGTGACACCCCTGCGGTGCTCCCGGGCCCCACCCAGGCCCGCAGGAACAGCGGGATTGCTCCCAGATCCTCGCCCACCATGGCTGGGCCAGCCCCCATCCCGGCCAGCCCCATCCTACACCGTTCCCGGGAAacgctgctgggagcagagctggagccaaCTGCGGCCGCGTGGAGCTTTATCTGGACACATCCCATCACCCCGAGCCCTGGGACTGGGGAATCTGCTCCAAAATCAGGACCGGGGCATTGCCGCAGGCTCCAGTACCTTGTACACGAACTCTTCCATCTTCTCCATGGCATGGTGAGCCTGCAGGGGCAGGGTCAGCACCCgcaccacctcctcctcctcctcgcggGCCGCCGGGCACGGCGGGTCCTCGGCCTGCGGGAAGAAGAGCCGGGAAGGAGCCGTTCCAGCCCCCAGGAGAGGAATCATCCCTGCTCTTCTGAAAGCACCTGGGGCTTCATCCCTCCGAGGGGACGGGCAGGACCCGCCGGTCACCCTCGTTTATGCAACACGCTGCTGCTTGACCCACCCGGGGCGGGCTAATCCCAGATTTATCCTGTCGAAAGGCGGGATTACCGCCAGGGATTTTCATCCCTACAACCAAGGCTGGAACGGGAAACCCGAGCCGGCCCAGCCGAGCAAAAGCGGCTCCGAGCTGGGAACGCTCTGGGTCgcggcacagctccagctctgcccagacGGAAAAGGGTTCGGGAAGGAGATTCCCAGCCCTGTGGAAATGCTGGGGCACTGGAAACACCCTGGGAACACCCGGCACAGACACCGCGATCCCGGTGACCCCCGGACTATCCCAGCTCCACGCTTGCTCGGCAGGAGCAGAGTTTGGGGCGGCTCGGAGCAGGGACCGGCCCCAGGAACGACACGGAGCCGTACTCCCCCAGCTATTAATGGGATAACGGGCAGATTCCCGGGATAAGCCGCGGGGGCGGAGCGAGGAGCCTGAGCCGGGCTCTGGATCCCCGGCCGCCCGGGGGTCTCGGAGGGGCTCACGCTGGCCGCGCCGGTGCCTCCTTGGTCCCCCTTCTCCTCTAGGAGCGGCCCCAGCTCGGCGAGCTCCAGATGcgcccgttcccgttcccgttcccgctcCCGATCCCGGTCCCGGCCGGCGGCCGCCAGCCCGCTGCCCGCCCCGGCGGGGGCCTTGCGGGACGCCATCGGGGCGGCGGCTCCGTGCGGCTCCGAGGCAGCCGGTGAAGGTCCCTCCGCGTCCTTCTGCCGCCGCGCTGGGGGGGGGAAGAAGCACAGAGTTACTGGAACCGGGGGAACCGGCGGCAGGGCTCTCCCCGGTGGTGTGGAAGCAGCGGCCCCGCCCGTCCCGGGCAGCGCCCGGACCCCCCGCTCCCCCGCCCGTCCCTCACCGGCCGCTACAtcccgcgggcggcggcggcagcaccGGAAGCAACGCTGAGGGAACGGGAACGCGCAGCGCCGCTTCCGGCCTCGGGGCCAAGCTCCCGCAGGGCCCCGCCCTGGGAATGGCGCTCTGTGATTGGTCCAGGCCGCTGTCTATCTCTCTCTTctcccgccccgcccgccgccgcccgctgCGATTGGCCGAGCCGCCCGGCTGAAGGGCCGGCGGGAGGCGCTCTGGCCGCCCGGCGCAGCTTTGTGGCCGCGCGCTCAGCTGCCCCCTGCTGGCGCGGCGGGACAGCGGCGGGACCGCCCCTCggggccccggggctgcggtGACAGCGGAACCGTCCCCGGGATGATGCCTTCGAGGTGAATTATCTGCCCCGGAACTTTGTGTTTCAAGCATTGGGTAAAGTCACATCaccaaaataaatatgcatTAGGCAGGCGAAGAATATGCTTTAGATAGGCGGGTTCATGTAAATTTTACTGTAGAAAAGATTTAACTTTTTACCCCTTGGTGTGCTTGATTTGTGGAAACCTCCTCGTTGCACCTGATGCAGAATAAATAAGGTCTCCTTTCTAACATGACTCTGTGTTTAGAGAGCTCCTAAAGTCAGCAACGAGAGGGAACAGACCCAGTGATCCATCTGGgatgtccctgtgtcccaaTAGCCCCGTGTGTGGCTGTTGAGGGCTTCCCCGAATGGCCACAGCAATAATTGATGGCCGAGGTCACCCCGGCCTGGTGGGGCGGCTCGTCTTTCCCTGCCCACAGGTTTCATTTCCTTGGCTGAGAAGAGCCGGAGACTCCCGGCTGCCGCTGGCACAATGGTGGATCCTGTTCCCCATCAATCATTCATGTCCTCGCCGCTGGAAGGGGTTTCTTGGGGGCTGCTGGAGTGGAAATGGGGGAGGGATTTTCTGACCTTCGTGATATTATCTAGGTGCTGGCAGCACCAGAGAAGGTTGGAGGTACCTGGGTCACCCGCTGTCCCCACAGGGTGAGTGGTGTGGGGGCTGAAGGGAACACAAGATTTAGAGGGGACATGGGATTTGTAGGGGACACGGGATTTATAGGGAACATGGGATTTGGTGGGGACAGAGGGTTTGGAGGGGACATAGGACTGGGCACATGGGGTTTGAAGGGGACATggggttgggaggggacacaaaTTTGGAGAGGAAacaggttttttggggtgtcaTGGGAGATGGTGGGGATACAAAATGATCTAGGAATTTTGGGAGGCGGCATCCCCCCCCATTCTGCTGGAGCCATGGGGTCCAGGACAAGTCAGGGCTGGCTgtggccagggctctgctctcccctccaTAGGGACAAACACCGCCGTGTCCCCCCTCCCGGTGTCCCCATGCGTGTCTTGAGCTGCATGAAGTACCTGATGTTCATCTTCAACGTGCTGGTGTTTGTGAGTCCACCTGGGCCCCGTGGGGTGCAGGGGTGGAGAGAACCTGTGCCTGGGGAGCGACATCtccagctggctcaggggtggGTGACACCGGTCCCAGGGAGGGGACCAAGGGTTCAAACATCCCCCATCCACATGGGCTGCCATTTCCATCTGACTCGGATGGGTGACGCCCAGCCCAGGGAGGGGACCAAGCCTTGGACATCCCCTGACCCCATGATCATCTTCGGACCTCCCCCTGCAGGCTGGGGGGACATGCCTGGTGGCCGTGGGAGTCTGGGTGGCCGTGGACCCGGCTGGTTTCCAGGACATCgtggctgccagggctgtgctgagtgcAGGCgcgtggctgctgctggccctgggcattgccctgtccctgctgggctTCCTGGGCTGCTGCGGGGCCCTGCGCCGGAGCCgcccactcctgctgctggtgaggcaGGGAgatgggtgggaaggggctgcaggaTGTGGGCAGAGGCACTGGGGGCAGGAGTCATGGGCTGGAGGGTGGTGGGGGATGCAGGTGTTCCTCATCCTCAATACATCCTGCCATCCACTCCCCATCTTGTGAGTCTCGATTTAGAGCCCAGAGGATTTATAAAGCCACTAAGTGGGGTCAATTCTCTCTGAAGCCACTGGCTTGCCCCACATGGCATTTCCAAGATATCCCCACTGCTGGTGAGGGGCAGAAACACCTGTTTGAGCACCAACACCCCCATTTCTTCAGCATCCCCAGTCCCTTGCAGATGGTGCTTGTTTTTGACCCCTGCCTTGCAGCCACAGTGGTCAGAGACGTGAAATCTgttcccaggagctgcacacACATCCCTCATCTCGAAGAtgctgggcacaggcagggctggtgcagaggagggcagggatAATGTGAGCAAGCTGCTTGTGAGATCAGGCTGGTCTCTGACTCCTTCACCTGCTGCCTTCCAGTTCTTCATCCTCGTCAGCCTCGTCTTCCTCATGCAGCTTGCTGGGGCCGTTCTCTTCCTGGTGCACTGGAAAAAGGTACTGGCACCGTCCCCAGGGTCGCCAGCCTCCCTCTGTCACACCATGGCCATGGCTCAGAGCCCACCAGGCAACTGGGGCTGGCGTGGGGACACCCTTCCCCTCACCTCCATCACCACAACACAAACCTCAAAGcaggtggggggagggggggggtccACTGGGTGCCCAACTCCCCTCCAAaggagctggtgctgagcaGAGTGGAAcagtcccagccctggcaccaaTCCCACAGGTCCAACCCGAGCACTTCCTGTCCGAGCTGAGGAGGAACTATGGTGGGGATGAGGGTGCTGAGGTCTTCTCCACAGCCTGGAACACCCTCATGGTCACGGTGAGCACCTGGGAGGCTCCTGGGGGTGTGTGGAGCACACACAGGATCCACCAAGGGTGAGCACGGTGATGGTGTTTCCCTTCTGTTCCAGTTCTCGTGTTGTGGCGTTTTAGGACCTGAAGACTTTGGGAACGGCTCCCGCTTCCACGAGCTGCACCCAGGGACGCCATGGCCACGGGCATGCTGTGCCCGGAATGGgcttctgcaggcaggagagctcctgggctgggagcagtgcCAAGACAGAAGCCCTGGCTACATCCACGAGCAGgtacagcacagctctgctgtgcccatGTCCCTGTCTCAGCCTCAGCCCTTCCCAGGCTCACAGAGCAGAGCATGAGGGACAGGAGCCTGGGACAGTGCCTGGGTGTGGTTCCACAGTCCAGGGGCTCCCAAAGTCCTCAGCTCGTCCTGCCACAGAGAAGacccgaccccccccccccccccccccagtccccctCTGGGCTCCCCGTGGCCACGGGGAACACGAGAGagcccctccctcctctccctgccccagggctgcttCTCCACCTTCGGCAGGACCCTGCAGAGGTACATCTCCCTCCCTGGGACCTGCAGCTTGGCCGTGCTGGGCATTGAGGTAAtgaggggggctggggacagggcaggcaGAGGGTCCCCTCTTTGTGGCAGGGGGGTTGCTCAGCAGGCAAGGAGAGCACAAAGGGGCTCAGGTCTGTCTCAGGGTACAGAGCCCACTCTCCACTGCAGATGGGGCAGGTGAAGGGACAGGGGAGGCTTTGTTTTGCTCCCCCCCTGGGTCTCCTTGccctggtgtccctgtgcaGCACCAGGACAGCTGGCCCAGGCCCCTTGA
It encodes:
- the ADIPOR1 gene encoding adiponectin receptor protein 1 isoform X1 gives rise to the protein MASRKAPAGAGSGLAAAGRDRDRERERERERAHLELAELGPLLEEKGDQGGTGAASAEDPPCPAAREEEEEVVRVLTLPLQAHHAMEKMEEFVYKVWEGRWRVIPYDVLPDWLKDNDYLLHGHRPPMPSFRACFRSIFRIHTETGNIWTHLLGFVLFLCLGILTMLRPNMYFMAPLQEKVVFGMFFLGAVLCLSFSWLFHTVYCHSEKVSRTFSKLDYSGIALLIMGSFVPWLYYSFYCSPQPRLIYLSIVCVLGISAIIVAQWDRFATPKHRQTRAGVFLGLGLSGVVPTMHFTIAEGFVKATTVGQMGWFFLMAVMYITGAGLYAARIPERFFPGKFDIWFQSHQIFHVLVVAAAFVHFYGVSNLQEFRYGLEGGCTDDSLL
- the ADIPOR1 gene encoding adiponectin receptor protein 1 isoform X2; translation: MASRKAPAGAGSGLAAAGRDRDRERERERERAHLELAELGPLLEEKGDQGGTGAASAEDPPCPAAREEEEEVVRVLTLPLQAHHAMEKMEEFVYKVWEGRWRVIPYDVLPDWLKDNDYLLHGHRPPMPSFRACFRSIFRIHTETGNIWTHLLGFVLFLCLGILTMLRPNMYFMAPLQEKVVFGMFFLGAVLCLSFSWLFHTVYCHSEKVSRTFSKLDYSGIALLIMGSFVPWLYYSFYCSPQPRLIYLSIVCVLGISAIIVAQWDRFATPKHRQTRAAGPISLSEHQKTRPSPAPRGPEANVCWSTVLAT
- the LOC125338030 gene encoding tetraspanin-18-like: MRVLSCMKYLMFIFNVLVFAGGTCLVAVGVWVAVDPAGFQDIVAARAVLSAGAWLLLALGIALSLLGFLGCCGALRRSRPLLLLFFILVSLVFLMQLAGAVLFLVHWKKVQPEHFLSELRRNYGGDEGAEVFSTAWNTLMVTFSCCGVLGPEDFGNGSRFHELHPGTPWPRACCARNGLLQAGELLGWEQCQDRSPGYIHEQGCFSTFGRTLQRYISLPGTCSLAVLGIEIFAMFFAFCLYYNFD